The DNA region ATGACAAACTATATCGCCAAAGCAGTCACCATTCCCACACAAGCAGGCTTGTTTTTTAATCCAATCCTGATACTTTTTGCTTTTAATTCTGATCGGTTTTAGTATCATGCTTCCTCAATCGTTACCGGGTATAGGGCTTCAACCATCTTCTTTTTCATTATATATTCAGGGGTTCGAAATCCCTTAACATCTACAAAATGAACCGTGCCGTCTCTCCAAAACTCTTGAAAATCAACCCGATATTTCACATTACCCGGAAGATCGAATGGGACTTGTCTCAAAAAGAAAACGAGCTCTCCAAGTTTCTGAAACATCTTCAATTTTTGATAATATCCAGCTTCTTTCTTTGACTGGAACTTAATTCCGTCAAGTTCTGTTGGAATTGCTTTAAATTTGTGCAGATGAAAGTTTTTCACTTACCCTCCTCCGGTGGTTCTGGTAGTTCGCCTTCCCGATCAGGCATCCAGTGTGTTACGTCGTCACAAAGATATCCCCTGTCACCGTAAAAACAATCAAATACAGCACCTACCGCAAATTCATCATTTTCTACTTTCTTATATTTTCCCCTAAATACACCAAGAGGTTTGAAATAGTAGACTACTTCTTGCTGGTCTGTTGGTAGTTCATCTTTTATGT from Syntrophales bacterium includes:
- a CDS encoding DUF1064 domain-containing protein, whose translation is MKNFHLHKFKAIPTELDGIKFQSKKEAGYYQKLKMFQKLGELVFFLRQVPFDLPGNVKYRVDFQEFWRDGTVHFVDVKGFRTPEYIMKKKMVEALYPVTIEEA
- a CDS encoding DUF551 domain-containing protein gives rise to the protein MNWINIKDELPTDQQEVVYYFKPLGVFRGKYKKVENDEFAVGAVFDCFYGDRGYLCDDVTHWMPDREGELPEPPEEGK